One part of the Bicyclus anynana chromosome 8, ilBicAnyn1.1, whole genome shotgun sequence genome encodes these proteins:
- the LOC112048921 gene encoding alpha-tocopherol transfer protein-like, whose protein sequence is MKLKTDLLVHPSEELSEKIRIELKEDVTTRDRDLAAIKEWLRKEPHLPNEWEDNPLMTFLRGSSFSLEKCKRKLDMYFTMRAACPEFFTNRDATSPELREVLKSKLQGPPLPGLTPNGRRVTICRGLYPGLDSQQITDTFKLALMIGDIRLVEEVVGVAGDIYVLDGAVLGPSLLAKLSPSVIKKFMICVQEAYPVKLKEVHIINTSPVVERFVNFVKPFLKEKIRKRIFIHKELKDLYKYIPQEMLPNEYGGKCGTMDELQAKWTQKLIEYREWFKVQDFLIANESLRPGKPTNYDELFGIDGSFRQLAID, encoded by the exons ATGAAGTTGAAGACAGATTTGCTGGTGCATCCATCTGAGGAGCTCTCAGAGAAAATCCGCATTGAACTGAAGGAGGATGTCACTACCAGAGACCGAGACCTGGCTGCCATTAAGGAATGGCTTCGTAAAGAACCACATCTACCTAATGAATGGG AAGACAATCCCTTGATGACATTCCTGAGAGGCAGCAGCTTTTCCCTGGAGAAATGCAAACGCAAACTGGACATGTACTTCACCATGAGAGCCGCTTGCCCGGAGTTCTTCACCAATCGCGACGCTACCAGTCCCGAACTGCGGGAGGTCTTGAAATCCAAACT ACAAGGTCCACCGCTACCAGGACTTACGCCAAATGGAAGAAGAGTAACAATTTGCAGAG GTCTCTACCCAGGGCTGGACTCTCAACAAATCACAGACACGTTTAAGCTGGCTCTCATGATTGGTGACATCCGTCTCGTGGAGGAAGTCGTGGGAGTCGCTGGAGATATCTACGTGTTGGACGGGGCTGTTTTAGGACCAAGTCTGCTGGCTAAACTGTCGCCGTCTGTTATAAAGAAGTTTATGATCTGTGTCCAG GAAGCTTATCCCGTGAAGTTGAAGGAAGTTCACATCATCAACACTTCTCCCGTCGTCGAGAGGTTCGTCAACTTCGTGAAGCCTTTCCTTAAGGAGAAGATTAGGAAAAGG attttcatTCACAAGGAATTGAAGGATTTATACAAATACATTCCTCAAGAAATGTTGCCCAATGAATACGGCGGCAAGTGTGGAACAATGGATGAATTACAAG CCAAATGGACCCAAAAGCTCATAGAATACAGGGAGTGGTTCAAAGTGCAAGATTTTCTGATCGCCAACGAAAGCCTCCGTCCAGGAAAGCCTACCAACTATGATGAACTCTTCGGTATCGACGGCTCCTTCAGACAGTTGGCCATCGATTGA
- the LOC112048907 gene encoding aldo-keto reductase AKR2E4-like → MRIVVIIYLLEVVELTCSSNVCGDKYKILNDGNLIPAVAYGTWADVPDLPKVIPSVIHAIKVGFRHLDTAYLYGNECLIGEALSIVFRMGIVSRDEMFITTKLDASVPFRKHVVPSLKENLKRLRLEYVDLFLIHNPYNVFNYSNFDILDIWKGMEDCKRLGLARSIGVSNFNSSHINRMLRYSKIRPAVNQIEVNPTRTNLDIVAYCQSEGIVVTGYAPFGFLVPRPWSNITGIPPTFEDPTLVRMARKYGKETSQVALRYQIDRSVIPIPRSQNRTHISSNVDLFDFSLTQKEVYTINEFNRNLPVYADDGGELIALYLQMYETLLSLPTYCK, encoded by the exons ATGCGGATCGTCGTAATTATTTATCTGTTGGAAGTG GTAGAGTTGACTTGTTCTAGTAACGTTTGTGGTGACAAATATAAGATACTGAACGATGGCAATTTAATACCAGCTGTCGCTTATGGTACTTGGGCTGAT GTACCTGATTTGCCTAAAGTCATTCCATCTGTAATACACGCAATTAAAGTTGGATTCAGACATTTGGATACTGCATATCTCTATGGAAATGAATGTTTAATTGGAGAAGCTCTCTCTATTGTATTCAGAATGGGAATTGTTTCTAGAGATGAAATGTTTATAACGACTAag TTGGACGCATCTGTACCATTCCGAAAACACGTGGTACCATCACTTAAGGAAAACTTGAAGAGATTGAGGCTGGAGTACGTCGATCTGTTCCTCATTCATAACCCATATAATGTG TTCAATTACTCCAATTTTGATATCTTAGACATTTGGAAAGGCATGGAAGATTGCAAGAGGCTTGGTTTGGCAAGGTCCATCGGCGTTTCTAACTTTAACAGTTCGCACATCAACAGGATGCTTAGATACTCAAAAATAAGGCCAGCAGTGAATCAGATAGAG GTGAATCCTACAAGAACAAACCTAGATATAGTAGCTTACTGCCAAAGCGAAGGTATTGTTGTTACGGGATACGCACCATTCGGTTTTCTCGTACCACGTCCATGGTCAAACATAACAGGAATACCACCTACATTTGAAGATCCAACATTAGTGAGGATGGCAAGAAAGTATGGAAAAGAGACCAGCCAAGTTGCTTTACGGTATCAG ATCGACCGTAGTGTTATACCTATCCCAAGATCACAAAACAGAACTCATATATCCTCGAACGTGGACCTCTTCGATTTTAGTCTTACTCAAAAAGAGGTGTATACTATAAATGAGTTCAACAGAAACCTACCAGTTTATGCTGATGATGGAGGCGAACTGATCGCGTTGTATCTCCAAATGTACGAAACTTTATTAAGTTTGCCTACTTATTGTAAATAA
- the LOC112048930 gene encoding aldo-keto reductase AKR2E4-like, translating to MRIIIVISILLEVVVLTVSTNVSVDKYKILNDGNLIPAVALGTWADVSGLPKVKQSVIYAIEVGFRHLDTAHLYGNERLIGEALSTVFKRGIVTREEMFITTKLDIAVPSRKKVVPALKENLKRLGLDNVNLFLIHGPENVFNYSNYDILDIWKGMEDCKRLGLARSIGVSNFNSSHINRILRYSKIRPAVNEIEVNPTRTNLDLVAYCQSEGIVVMGYAPFGFLVPRPNSNITGIPPTFEDPILVKMARKYGKETSQINLRYQVNRNIIPIPRSQNMTHISLNLNLFDFDLTQKEVYTINEFNRNLPVYAAPGDETIAVFRAAYETLLSLPDKYR from the exons ATGCGGATCATCATAGTTATTTCTATTCTGTTGGAAGTT GTAGTGCTGACTGTATCTACTAACGTTTCTGTGGACAAATATAAGATACTGAACGATGGCAATTTAATACCGGCTGTTGCTTTAGGTACTTGGGCTGAT GTATCTGGTTTACCTAAAGTAAAACAATCAGTAATATACGCCATTGAAGTTGGATTCAGACATTTGGATACGGCACATCTGTATGGAAATGAGCGTTTAATTGGAGAAGCTCTCTCTACTGTGTTCAAACGAGGAATTGTTACCAGGGAAGAAATGTTTATAACGACCAAg CTGGACATAGCTGTACCATCCCGAAAGAAGGTGGTACCAGCACTTAAGGAAAATTTGAAAAGATTGGGGCTAGATAACGTCAATCTCTTTCTCATTCATGGACCTGAAAATGTG TTCAATTACTCAAACTATGATATCTTAGACATTTGGAAAGGCATGGAAGATTGCAAGAGACTTGGTTTGGCAAGGTCTATCGGCGTTTCTAACTTTAATAGTTCGCACATCAACAGGATCCTAAGATACTCAAAAATAAGGCCAGCAGTCAATGAAATAGAG GTGAATCCTACAAGAACGAATCTGGATTTAGTAGCATACTGCCAAAGCGAAGGTATTGTTGTTATGGGATACGCACCATTCGGCTTCCTTGTACCACGTCCTAACTCAAACATAACAGGAATACCGCCTACATTTGAAGATCCAATATTGGTGAAGATGGCAAGAAAATATGGGAAAGAGACCAGCCAAATTAATTTACGATATCAG GTCAACcgtaatattatacctataccAAGATCACAAAATATGACTCATATATCATTGAATCTGAACCTCTTCGATTTTGATCTAACTCAAAAAGAAGTGTATACTATAAATGAGTTCAACAGGAATTTACCAGTTTATGCTGCGCCTGGAGATGAAACGATCGCAGTTTTTCGCGCGGCATACGAAACTTTACTAAGTTTGCCTGATAAATATAGGTAG